In Drosophila miranda strain MSH22 chromosome XR, D.miranda_PacBio2.1, whole genome shotgun sequence, the genomic window gcaggcaagttcgaacaccatttcctcaatctgaactgactctagacaaaattccagCAGTTTGCTCCCGAATTCGGACAGCCTCTTCCTGAGAGCTGGCTCCAGAAatcaagtcatccacgtagaagtcacggcgaaggatttcagctccaactggaaacgccatctgctcgtccattgccaactgatgcatcgctcgcacagataAATAGAaggcaggcttcgtcccataagtaTCGGGGTCCAATTGATACACACGCAAGTCTTCTtccctggagtttctccacagaatacactgcaagttgctatcctcggtcgagactcttacacaacgatacatcttacagatatctcccgtaatcgcaacggcgtatgaacgaaatcgagcaagaatatgaaacagtttgggttggattacaggaccagccattaaaacgtcgttcagggaatatccagatgaggttgaagcggatccatcaaaaacgacgcgaagcttgatcgtagaactatcttccttcatgacgcaatcgtgaggcaaaaaatatcggcagttgctgattgactgggtaggaacctgagacatatggcctaaatcaaggttctcctttataaatgctgcatactgagatttaacatcagggcgccgatctaactttctctcaagggtcaggaatctgcgaagcgcttgattgtaagattctccaaggagatccaaattatattttgctggcagccgaacacaataatcgcctttatgtagtcgacggaaatgctgcacaaagtgtgcttcacaatctagctcttctttggtagactttattattggttcgatgcaattttctacctcccaaaacctccgaagaagcacctcaagccgatcctctggattattatcctcagcagctacggcccgagcgcgagagaccatcaacgaggaaccttttaaacgcgaacaacctccagacacgacccatcccaagcgcgttttctgaattgaaggcaatcctggcagtagcttgacctgaccaacacacaggagttcgaaaaacagacttgcgccaattagcagatcgacgcgctgcggcttataaagctccggatcagctagtggtatgttagatggaatgttccagttttgagtgtcaattccaaagcttggctgtcgatcggttatgctagaggctataatggcagtgatgagagttgagtaatccgatgagcgagagtgcaggctaacgttgaccgaaaatccatccgtgacgaagctagagtcgCCTATTCCCGAAACTGGagtcgatgatttcatttttcgaagctgaagctgattcgcgaaacgagaagttattagatgcaactgggagccggaatccagcaacgctcggcagggaactaaaactccgaaacgatttttgactaagaccgtggccgtggcaagtaGAACAAAATCATCTTGGGCAATAAGAGCAGACGAGGTAGACGCTGAAGTAGAGGGCTCAGTGGTATGCTCAGACGGCGTAGACTCAGACAGCgcagactgagatggagtatacggcgctgatttcccttggactgcggtatcttcagggctaccaaaatgaaggagggtatggtgcctacccccgcaggtacgacagttgctcgaggtgcactgaagtaatcgatgccctgttctgaggcaatttatacacaacgaaagccgcttggcttctttatggcgatttgtgggtgacagcgctttaaacttctgacagtgctggacctcgtgagcaCCATCGTTGCATAGCGCGCAGCAtgctacggtttggttcgttgtaaccaatgtggacctagaattattatgctttctacttctgcccacctgattgctcaacgcatagcttgccatagaaaagtccatcgtctccaatgatctgcatcgctgctccaagaacgaggccatagattcccacgacggaattaagtttgcgaATGCGGGGTCGTTCAATCGTTCCACCCACTTCtcttggctcgctggatccagttttcggagAAGTTTCTGCACGCCACGTTTAGCGGCGGGTATGCGAACTGGACGGacttttattcaatgtttgccaccgtcatcgacagccatccggacttaacaaacatagaaaagctccagcatttgcgttcctgtctgcgggattcggctttggagactgttcggtcgctggaaatctcagatggcaattatgctgtggcattagatttgttggaaaacagattcaataatcggcgattggtctttcaggcacacatcaatgcgatcttggcgctccaggctgtggaacctgggtcagtggtcatgcttcgggagctttcagacaagttcaattcacatatgcgcgcgctccagggtttgggcaccactgagCAGATCGCAGGATCTGCACGTGGCAAGGTAGAATGAAGCGGCATGCGGCCGCTACTCTTAGCCATTTCCCTCATAATCGCCGCCTTTAGCTAGCTGGcaagtgactcaaaaatgtcacacaaTCCACTGTTAATTTCGCTTCGAtccaattcctcaagctcgcAGTGAAACATCTCAAATTTGCCGATCAACTTCTCGACTTTCTCTTGCTTTACCACGAGCATGTAGTAGTTACAGTCCGACGACTCATTCTGCCAGGCGGTAACtaaccttttcattttctcgcataattccgttgacttTAGCTTCAAAAAAGGTACCCTGTTTTGCTCACTGGTCATtggaatttcgttagcagcattaatttccatggtagcggcagcgtTAGCAGGGAGAGCAACGTCTCTAgcgggaagatgatcgcaaagagtaacaTGAGCAATAGACGACAATAGCCGAGCTATGTACCAACCGTATATACAAAGGCGGCCGgtgtaagaaacgtttcttactGGAAGATGACCGAAAAGAGATGCGCAAGCCAACAGCTACGTGCACTACAGAATATGCAGGGGAGGccggtgtatatatgtatggataacTTATGAGGTCGATGACACTGGTTGAGATGGCAATTAGTTTAGAGCTTTGAATGCTATTATAGTTTGTGATTGCACTGATGGATTATTTGTTGcacaatcacgtcggggtcacaaaatgttaagctattaagcgtttttaataacTGTTGCAATTTTGAATTTAATGAAAGTGAAGAGGTTGGGGGTAAttgggcgaacgattgatgcgaggatgttaatctaatagctgcgacgataaGCTCAAGACTAAAAATGCAAGGgttgacgggccaaattgccgggccctatgcagcaagcttagacgcgagtgAGAAAGTaagatagcccgagagcgttagagctgctcggggccTGATTTGGAAAGGGTGATCCATTCCACCACAGTTGATGTTCTACCAGATCCTTTGGTAGAAGTCCACGTGATGCATAGTCCGCGGAATTGTCCTCGATGCGAATGTGCTACCAGCAGCTACGTGAACAAGCTTCCAGAATCTCAGCAGTGCGATTACAAACATAACTGTTCCAAATTCGTGGTGGTGATGAGAGCCAATGTAGTACAATTTCGTAGTCTGACTAACACGAAGTACTGGAAATAGGAATCATTAGAGAGTGCTTAACCAAAGACATAAATTTCGACAGAAGATGGGCTGCATTCAATTCGGATATTGGATATTTGGATATAGGTTTGATGGGTGCAACACGGGATTTTTGCGGCGATCAGTCTTACAACATAGTCATTATTGAATTTCACGCGACTGTAGATGACAGCGGCGTATGCATGAGACAAAGCATCGGCGAATCCATGCAGCTCCGTTGCTTGAAGTGGCGAGGATAGGTAGCGAGGTATGCGACAGCTTTCCAGTAAATGAACTTCAGCTACAATCTGTTTCCACCGTGCGCATAGCTGCGCGGGTAGTGATTCGTTCCATTCGACCGAGCTCAGCCAACTATCTTGAAAGAGAACCTTTAGAAATACAGTTGTGGGGGCAAGCAAGCCCAGTGGATCGTAGATCTTGGCAAGCTCAGACAGTAAAATCCGTTTTGTCAGAGCACTTGTGGAAAGCTCGTCTACAGCCGGGTCCCAGCGTATTCCAAGAACCTTGACATATTGAGTGGGGCTATCTCTCTCTAGGGCTTCAAGCGGATACTCACAAATGTCCTTTGGCAGCGAATTGAGTAGTGACCAACAGTTTGAACTCCATTTTCGAAGTTTAAGCTGAGCTTGGCTCAATAGCAAATTTAATTCATCTTTGAGTGCAATGAGATCGTCGACATTATCGCAACCAGTAGGAATATCATCCACGTACGCGTCTCGTACAAGCACAGAAGCAGCCTTCGGATACAAATCTTTAAAGCTCTAATTGATTGTGGGTCGCAATGTACCATAATTTCAGAGCAAGCTGCGCAAACATTAAACTTAGTACGAAAAAGAGCGAACACCGAGGTAAGTGGAGTGTCATCTACAGACTCTTGCACTTCAAAGTACAAACATACTTTATCGGTAAAAACTCGTGATTATGATAAAGGTCCTCTAAATATTGAAGCAATTATTCTTCCGAGACTGATGAAAGCTTTACCTATAAAGCCATTCAATATTGACAAAACTAAGTGGCAAGATTATGTGTTGGCAGACCCTAACTTTAACAATCCAAGTAGGGTAGATgtaataattgggatagatgTGTACACATATTTTAAAAGACGGAGTAGTCAAAATAAACGGACTACTTGGCCGAAATACAGAATTCGGATGGATTATATCCGGTTGCACCAAATCAAAAGGTGATAAATTTATTGTGGCGACAACAATTGAAGTTGGGAACTCAGAGCGGTTCTGGAAATTGGAAAGTGAAAAGAATGATGTAGAAGATGTTTGCGAGAAGCATTTcttggaaacaacaagaagagatgAGAATGGTAGGTGTAtggttaaaataccatttaaaaaagaaaaggatctaGGAGATTCAAAACCACAAGCTATGGCGCGATGAAAGTAAAGGGCCACATGCAGTTGTAAAAAGTCCCAGTCTTCATATATAAGTTCTATTTTTCCGCCGGTAGCCATGTGCCGCTGGATCACATCATTAATTAGTAAGATCTCGCTCTGTTTCATAGTCAAGTCATCTTCTGTTGTGCCGGCCTTTACTTCTGATAATACCGATGGACGAATGCAGGCAGGAGGCACAAATACACGCGTCACAATTAGATGCTTTGGATGGGCACCACGAGAGCACATTCCCAATAAGGCTACATCACTCTGTGGGATCTGTTCAAAAAGGTCCAGCACCATTAGTGGAGTGAGCTCCTCAGCCGTGCTGTAATTACTGAGTGTAAGATTAAGGTCGCGATTGAACTCTGTCGAGCGAAGCATTTCATCCATGTTGCTTGTAAACACAGCATCTACCTTGCGCCCTTTGTATGGATCATGCAGAATCTTCAGAAGCCCAGGACCCTTCTTCACGCCTCCGTTGGCGGTTCCGCAGTGTGGGCATTTTGTGACTTTCTTGGCTTTGGCCAACATCTGTGCATGCAAGGCCTTTTTTCCCAGATATGAGAAATTTGGATTATGTAGCTTTTTGTCAAATGAAAGACGGTCCTCAAACTTTAGCATCACCTGAGCACACGACTTGCATATCATCTGTAGAATATTAATTGTGGCACGGAAGTGGCCTATGTGGAAGACTGGGAGCGCTAAGTCTAAATAGCCAAAGTGCCCGATGCACTCAATCAAACCATGACCGCACGTTTCACATACAGCATCTTTCGTGCTGATGCCCATTCGACGATCCAGTACGCCAGAAGGCACCGGTTGTCGTTGTCCCTGATAGAGATTTTTTGAGGTGATCCTTACCAGCGCTTCCTGCTGAATCTCATCGGCCATCGGATTCCAAACTGTACATGTGAACTGGGGAAACGGTGATTTTAACTAGTTCAAATTTAAGATGGAGACACTTACATTTTTTTGTTCAGAGCCGATGCACGAAACTGTTCCTTAGGCATATTGATAACACCGAAAGTATCTATGTATTTGATAAATGTGAATTAGAATTCAAGCATACTAAATATAAGACTTAGGGCTGCACAACCATCGTTGGCACTTTCGATAATATTTAATTGAACGATATGTCCCGGTTTTTTTTGTCCATCGATATGTCGTTCTAAAGCAAACGGTGGGATTTCGAAGACTATATGCATACAAATAGATACATTTGTATTAGGCTCTGCATATTAAGCACATCCCGGAGAACGGTGGGattttttgacagatgtgAAACCCCGATTATCAATGGTCTTAATTGTGAAATTTCAATAGTTTAAAATTTGTAAATTGGCTTTTTTATTGACTAGAATAAAgctatacatatatgtaatatAAACATTACACTTTGGACTCCCGTAAAAATTGCTCGGTTTGGAAGTTAGTCTGGCATTGGCTGCTCGCATTCCACCCGAATAAACATGTCCATAGTTTGCTTGACCCCTCTTCAAGGCCGGTGCAAACGATTTGTCACCTGTTTACAAATCGGCCCATTAGCCCTGAGCTTCGTGTTTGAATTCTTCCAACTCCACCTCCGTCCGCTACACCTTCCGTAGCAAAAAAATAGTTCCTCCCAGTACGGTAAAGATTTGATATATAGATCGGATCGTTCATCACCTGGTGGCGGTGTCCTGATTGCTGTCCACTCTGACATAATATCCCAACTTTTTTCTGTGGAAGCGCACAACAATATTGAAATAATAGAAGATAAACTTTGGCTCTGCTCGATAAATCTATATATATCGTGCTCTAACATCCCACCGTCCTCTGAATTTTCAACTGACATGCTTCATGCAGCCAATTTTCAATCTGTCTCGTCCAACTTAATGAGTCCGATTGTTTTATCGCCCTAGGGGATTTTAACTTTCCAAATATTTCCTGCTCCCCAACCAAGGACTCTAACCAGATGTTCCCAATCATGCAGCACGATTTCGCTGATTCTCTGTCCGATTCATCATTGGGTCAGATAAAATTGGGATGAAGAATTATCAGAGCAGGATACTCTGGAATGGAACTCGTTTAAAGATAGTTTAACATAGTTAGAGAGCATTCGGATACCAAGATGGCTAAATTCACAGCACAATAAGTCGATGCAAATGCATGGGTTGGCCGATGCATCGGAAACGGCTAGTGCTGCCGTAGTTTATGCCAAGGTATACAGTTGTACAATTAAAATAGCCAGCAAAGGCAAAGTTAATCTGAAGAAGAATCGGAAAACCATTCCAAAATtagaactttgtgcagcacATCTTCTGGCAAAATTTATTGTTCgtgccagccgctgaagaataaccgtaactttaacattattattgtatgagcagagagagccgcctatgttgtaaaacgttgacgttctgcagagctgctgcgctctcccgctaaaggggctctctgccgccgccacttcggcaactactttgatctgctgccgccacttcggcaatcactttgatctaacgccgtcgtctatagtttagttctatgctaacccctctgcgcattggttgcatatcgatctcgcataaagtttatctggcaatagcaagcaatcggcttccgctaagccaccaagattaaatacgaattataaagtttaacccaaaatctcttttcattttgaaacacataggtgccaaaaaagcttggcatctcaaacattagtgaccccgacgtgatataaaaccattgcttaatcgcgttccgttaaaacacttattatttatacaatattttgttgttgggtagtttcactaccaacaaatacatttgggtgcacgttgaaaaacagtttaaagtgcaaattgagtgagagtgcggctggaatatttatagacaaattccggtactttaagtgtcgaatctctcattctctgcgcagctgcatccgcggttcttgacttttcgtgtcttgcattctcgctctcgcgtctatacatcgtcgcttaagcggtatttcattttccgttgttgtgtcgaattgcacaacggttaacatggacaacgatccgaatacaggcgcgggcggaaatattgtggtggctgattccagactgaatctgtataagcgtaaaagtcagtcattatatgatcgattgcacaggcttggcgaatccttcgcggggaataaaatcgataagctgaccgccgcggaagtcgaggtgcgccttgatatgttggcagaaattcgagaggaatttaataaggcccataatgaattggaggctctcgatcaaaacgagattgggagtgagctgcgcgaaaacttcgatactcttttcatatcgttgaaagctgagttgctggctgctgttgaagtaagtcacacgccgctgcccattctacgactctgccaaaccattccggacatagcaccatcatcatggctcacaagcagcgacttcctgagctgaaggtgccttagttttctggtggatacgtcgagttctcggattttatggcaatgttcaaatcggtgattgaagcggatgcggatctcagtgacatcgagaaattccagcaccttcgctcttgcctcgctgatgcggctctggatatacttaataaaagctttaataacaaaagacttgttttccaggcacacatcaagaagattcttgggctaaagagggtagactcgccttctgctaaaaggcttcgggagttttcggatgcagtcaatttacacatgcgagcgttgcagacattgggaactgctaaggagatttcaggattcatggtcatcaacatgctgctgcagaagttggattcgaagacgcaaaccaaatgggaggagcacacatcgtcggatgctatacctaccgcagaggaattcttcgaattcttgcagcaacgctgccagaaaatggagcggttggaatatgctacagcgacacacgctagtagcgatcagatgggaaaaaaccattcctatacgcaggttaataaaacgtttgtagcttccaactcttccgccgacccgtctgtatgcgtcttttgccactcagcgggccatggaatatactcgtgcaagatattcggaaatctctcaccgttgctgcgccacaaagaagtgaagaagctgtgatgatgacaggccctgttattcagcctgcattgtttaacatattgattcgctttcgaacatatccagtcgctctcactggggacaattgtaaaatgtaccgctgcgtacgagtgtctccacccgacaatttgtatcagtgcatcctatggcgagattccatcgagtccgaggttcaagtctacacattagacaccgtcacatacgggacgagggctgcatcatttttagcggtccgcgcaatgcaccagctggccatcgacgagggtgagtcctaccctcttggctcagctgctctgcggcaggagttttacgtggatgaccttatttcgggcggtaattcggtcgcacaggtcatggacaagatgcaccaaacatcagctttactgtcccgtggtaattttagacttaggaaatggtgctccagtcaccaggaagtactttagggaacccctgaagatgacatagagaagttcctaaagtttaatgatggaagcgacattgccaaaactctcggcttagcgtgggaccctgcttcggatcagctgttttttgccttgtccgcactggacacaaactcaaagccatcaaagcggtcggttttatctacgattgcgcggttctacgaccctcttggattgataaatccagtcattgtcaggtgcaaaatcttacttcagcagctttggagagaaaatttggattgggatgaaagcctaccctcagcgttgcattcaacttggatggacttgagaaatagtttggcaagcatttctcggatctcatttcctcgcttggttcttcgttctagtgtggctacagaagttcacggattctgtgatgccagcttagaagcatatggcgcttgcgtgtatgtcgtgtccagggaagcccagtctttgagccacgttttgtgctcaaagtcgcgagtggcgccgctaaagactatatcgattcctaagctggaattaagtggagcccatttgcttgcgaaaatcatgcagaatgtaaaggacatgggaatctttacaggtcggttctattgctggtcggattcgtcaacagcattatcttggattagggacgagccagctaaatttcaagttttcgtggcaaatcgagtggcatcaattcaggagttgacggcagccatggaatggcgctatgttcccacatcgttaaatcctgctgatattctctcgagaggctcgcttcccaaccatcttatccagtcagagctatggtttcacggcccatcctttttgctaggctccaaggataagtcgcctgtatctccatctaacaacatagcaactttggagcttcgcaagagaggattgctaatcacgtctccacatgccgatctcacgtccggatgcaaatttgcgaattcattctttggcatgcagcgcacattcgcctacatgcataaatttatacatcgtcttaggcatccaggactcaccgtttctgatattcggcaaggaacgcatcttctaattcgacacattcagctgtcaaatttgtggatggacataaaggagattcggcgcaatgaaatcctgttctattagttcgctcaacccgttcatcgatcattctggactactaagagttggaggtcgtcttggcaactcatcgctaggatttgacgctcagcacccgctcattctgccaaagggacattccattacctttgcgttgataagatattatcatgaaagaaacctccatgccggacctcgcgccttgctatccaaaattcggctggaatattggcccattggaggtgttaaggcagtgtcaaggatcgtcagcagatgtgtgagatgctttaggactaggccgcgcatggtcgaacacatcatgggagacctacctaaggaacgtttagaaggatctcgagcttttgaagtcactggagtagattactgtggaccttttttctaccgatcagaaatccgcacgaggcctccgatcaagtgctacattagcgtattcatctgtttcacttctaaggctatacacatggagctcgtaaaggatttgaccaccgcatcgtttctaggcgcactaaagcgttttacttccactcgaggaaggccaagtcaaatttggtcggacaatgcgacaaacttcgttgggaccaagaacgagcttctggagctaaagaagctttgtctgaacgaaccgcatatgaaggaggtccacgaatcctgcttggctgactcgatcgactggcgtttcatcccacctcgctctccgcattttggcgggttgtgggaagcggccgtgaagaccgcaaaatatcacctgtaccgctcagttggaccatctgtgcttagcttcgacgagctgcgcactctgatctgtcagatcactgcaattgttagctctcgccctttgctctcgctttcagaaaatcctgatgatttagacgttttgactcctgctcatctgcttttaggcggcccccatgagcaaatcctcgagcctgacctaacgaagctgaactacaatcgtctggatggctggcagcgggtcacccaactacagcaaatattttggagccgttgtcgcgaagagtatctcactcttttgcaagagcgcgcgaagtggcgtacccccgcgcaaagcatctgcaagaacgacctcgttctggtgaaggacgaaaatgcgttggccactggctagagtggtcgatgtcgttttgaacaaggacggagtgtgtcgcgtcgctgacctgaagacatcctcaggaaacatcaggagggccgtcactcggctatgtttgctgcccctttagaaatctgttgagagactagctcccaacggggggagtatgttcgggccagccgctgaagaataaccgtaactttaacattattattgtatgagcagagagagccgcctatgttgtaaaacgttgacgttctgcagagctgctgcgctctcccgctaaaggggctctctgccgccgccacttcggcaactactttgatctgctgccgccacttcggcaatcactttgatctaacgccgtcgtctatagtttagttctatgctaacccctctgcgcattggttgcatatcgatctcgcataaagtttatctggcaatagcaagcaatcggcttccgctaagccaccaagattaaatacgaattataaggtttaacccaaaatctcttttcattttgaaacacataggtgccaaaaaagcttggcatctcaaacatttaTTAAACGGGTGAAAATAGCGTTTGGAAGTAATGTAGAGTGTTCTGCCTGGAGTGATTCTACGATTACTCTAATTAAATTAAAGAAATTAAATGGGGACATGCTAGAACTGAAGACAATCCAGCAGATGTAACATCAAGGGGCATTAGTGAAGATAAGCTAAAAGATTTTAAGATTTGGTGGGAAGGGCCTCAATGGTTGGCGAAATCTAAGGAACAGTGGCCAAAAGAGgaaattgaagaaaaattatttgttGGCACAACAATTGTAATAGCAAAAAATTACATTTTTTATGAATTATTACAAAAGTATTCGTGTATGCATAAACTAGAAAGAGTCATTACATTGTATGtaatcaaaaccaaaaagaaagaatttcCTCCATATTTGACTGTGAAGGAGATTAAGAGTGTCAAAGTATTAatagtaaaacaacaacaagctatCCAATTCAGTTCTGAAATAGTTAGCCTAATTAATAAAAAGTaaatagaaacaaaaaataaaattaagtTTAAATCCATTTTTAGATAAAGATGGATTGTTACGAGTTGGAGGTAGATTGAAAAATTCCAACGCGGAATTTGAAGTTAAACATCCCTTGATAGATAAATGTCAATTGACGTCCTTACTTATCAAGAATGCACATAAAGAAGCACTGCACggtagtctttgagatttgtagatgccccagattttcgtcctttgcggggacGGAAGGGAGTgtagcgaaattttgaaagaaacttgtcaaggtccgatatcacaggagtgtggataccgaatttggttgctctagcttttatagtctctgagatcttggaactcacattttgcaataggcaaagccgaccggagacagacagagacatattacaaaatgatagcgaggatgggtgtgcggacgttctacgcttactgtttacgagcagtaaaactgtttagggtcctgagaaaaacgtatcctgcatcgagatggGTAGGTCTTATAGCATtgtgcattaagaactgaaaagtttgaccgagctgttacatagcgagagtgagaagtagaaGAACCAACTTCtagaaattttttataaagtcctgaatttaagttttttaggctggataactctttggtaaaccaagggggttttccagatctaatcggacaagaaagcgggacacaagaatcaaaaaatgtgccaagagcattgtaaaaaatgtttgtgcctgcTATGActtcagtgcacaagtacaaagcggaccaatcaaaatccctaatgagattattaagcttcgtaaactcggctttacgaaaacaacggacacgttcaggtaacgatccaatacagttggtcctatatctagcgacacttcgaaagtaggatggtaagcgtcttcaggtatagtgagcggaagggctcgggttaacaacattAAGTTCGGATCAACAttaagcacagatcaagcaatcgacccaaggaatttttcacatggttgacttgagactgggacaggtcaagcaagccgtcaacaaagtcatgtc contains:
- the LOC117186306 gene encoding DNA-directed RNA polymerase III subunit RPC1-like; its protein translation is MADEIQQEALVRITSKNLYQGQRQPVPSGVLDRRMGISTKDAVCETCGHGLIECIGHFGYLDLALPVFHIGHFRATINILQMICKSCAQVMLKFEDRLSFDKKLHNPNFSYLGKKALHAQMLAKAKKVTKCPHCGTANGGVKKGPGLLKILHDPYKGRKVDAVFTSNMDEMLRSTEFNRDLNLTLSNYSTAEELTPLMVLDLFEQIPQSDVALLGMCSRGAHPKHLIVTRVFVPPACIRPSVLSEVKAGTTEDDLTMKQSEILLINDVIQRHMATGGKIELIYEDWDFLQLHVALYFHRAIACGFESPRSFSFLNGILTIHLPFSSLLVVSKKCFSQTSSTSFFSLSNFQNRSEFPTSIVVATINLSPFDLVQPDIIHPNSVFRPSSPFILTTPSFKICVHIYPNYYIYPTWIVKVRVCQHIILPLSFVNIEWLYR